The Triticum aestivum cultivar Chinese Spring chromosome 3A, IWGSC CS RefSeq v2.1, whole genome shotgun sequence genome includes a region encoding these proteins:
- the LOC123058902 gene encoding uncharacterized protein, whose protein sequence is MSAATTYLAWQQMRRSREARVVVGVPRTEPLQMRREGETWVAIGVPLLEPCPQSKPAPCHKPLMRCFMIAVGIIYTVMLFMVDGPLYARILATCVIWIVPISILRLTFESDDHLEDIA, encoded by the exons ATGAGCGCCGCCACCACCTACCTTGCGTGGCAGCAGATGCGACGATCGCGTGAAGCCAGGGTGGTGGTCGGTGTCCCACGCACCGAGCCGTTGCAGATGCGACGGGAGGGTGAAACCTGGGTGGCGATCGGTGTCCCGCTCCTCGAGCCCTGTCCCCAGTCTAAGCCTGCCCCCTGCCACAAGCCGTTGATGAGG TGTTTCATGATCGCGGTGGGAATCATATATACGGTTATGCTCTTCATGGTGGATGGGCCACTCTATGCGAGGATACTTGCCACGTGTGTGATTTGGATTGTGCCGATTAGTATCCTCAGGCTCACATTTGAATCCGATGATCATCTCGAGGATATAGCTTAG